In a genomic window of Pseudomonas putida:
- the phnE gene encoding phosphonate ABC transporter, permease protein PhnE has translation MTTLHAEAVGKRTWPQYAGWGLFLVLLAWAWHGAEMNPMALYRDSGNMATFAADFFPPDFHEWRMYLKEMIVTVQIALWGTVLAIVCSVPLGILCSENITPWWIHQPLRRVMDAFRSINEMVFAMLFVVAVGLGPFAGVLALWISTTGVLAKLFAEAVEAIDPGPVEGVRATGASALQEVIWGVIPQVMPLWVSYALYRFEANVRSATVVGMVGAGGIGVILWENIRAFQFVQTCAVLLVIIVVVSLIDIFSQRLRKQYI, from the coding sequence ATGACCACTCTTCACGCTGAAGCTGTCGGCAAGCGCACCTGGCCGCAGTACGCCGGTTGGGGCCTGTTCCTGGTCCTGCTGGCCTGGGCCTGGCACGGCGCCGAAATGAATCCGATGGCGCTGTACCGCGACTCGGGAAACATGGCGACCTTCGCCGCCGACTTTTTCCCGCCGGATTTCCATGAATGGCGCATGTACCTCAAGGAAATGATCGTCACCGTGCAAATCGCCCTGTGGGGCACGGTGCTGGCGATTGTCTGCTCGGTGCCGCTGGGCATCCTCTGCTCGGAAAACATCACCCCCTGGTGGATTCACCAGCCGCTGCGCCGGGTGATGGATGCCTTCCGTTCGATCAACGAAATGGTCTTCGCCATGTTGTTCGTGGTGGCGGTCGGCCTGGGGCCATTCGCCGGTGTGCTGGCGCTATGGATCAGCACCACCGGTGTGCTGGCCAAGCTGTTCGCCGAAGCCGTGGAAGCGATTGATCCGGGCCCCGTCGAAGGGGTTCGTGCCACCGGCGCCAGTGCCTTGCAGGAAGTGATCTGGGGCGTCATCCCGCAAGTGATGCCGCTGTGGGTGTCCTACGCGCTGTACCGCTTCGAGGCGAACGTGCGCTCGGCGACGGTGGTGGGGATGGTCGGCGCTGGCGGTATCGGCGTGATCCTCTGGGAAAACATCCGCGCCTTCCAGTTCGTCCAGACCTGCGCCGTGCTGCTGGTGATCATCGTCGTCGTCAGCCTGATCGACATCTTTTCGCAACGCCTGCGCAAGCAGTACATCTGA
- a CDS encoding cytochrome c-type biogenesis protein, which produces MKRWLAAVVLGLSMTGVAHAAIDTYEFAKEGDRERFRELTKELRCPKCQNQDIADSNAPIAADLRKEIYRMLGEGKDNQQIIDFMVDRYGDFVRYKPALNAKTALLWFGPAGLLLGGLVVIAVIVRRRRAQRAEIPGSLSAEERQRLDQLLDKNQE; this is translated from the coding sequence ATGAAGCGCTGGCTCGCCGCTGTCGTCCTGGGCTTGAGCATGACCGGCGTGGCCCACGCCGCCATCGACACCTACGAGTTCGCCAAGGAAGGGGATCGCGAACGTTTTCGCGAGCTGACCAAGGAACTGCGCTGCCCCAAGTGCCAGAACCAGGACATCGCCGACTCCAACGCACCGATCGCTGCCGACCTGCGCAAAGAGATCTACCGCATGCTCGGCGAAGGCAAGGACAACCAGCAGATTATCGACTTCATGGTCGATCGCTACGGTGATTTCGTCCGCTACAAGCCTGCGCTGAACGCCAAGACCGCCTTGCTCTGGTTCGGCCCCGCCGGCCTGCTGCTGGGTGGCCTGGTGGTCATCGCCGTGATCGTCCGCCGCCGTCGCGCTCAACGCGCCGAAATCCCGGGCTCGCTTTCCGCCGAGGAGCGCCAGCGCCTCGACCAACTGTTGGATAAAAACCAAGAATGA
- a CDS encoding carbon-phosphorus lyase complex subunit PhnI has product MYVAVKGGEQAIDNAHRLLAKKRRGDTAVTELSVEQIRQQLPLAVARVMSEGSLFDEELAALAIKQAAGDLVEAIFLLRAYRTTLPRFSPSLPIDTAKMQLSRRISATFKDLPGGQLLGPTFDYTHRLLDFALLAEGEYPGPQATDNATVEDCPRVLGLLAQEGLIKNESDNNESVADITRDPLELPASRAERLQALARGDEGFLLALGYSTQRGYGRNHPFAGEIRIGDVEVWIDPEELGFPICLGSIEVTECEMVNQFVGSATELAQFTRGYGLAFGHAERKAMGMALVDRALRAKEYNEEIQSPAQQEEFVLMHCDNVEASGFVSHLKLPHYVDFQAELELIRKLRKPAEGSNHE; this is encoded by the coding sequence ATGTACGTAGCCGTCAAGGGTGGCGAACAGGCCATCGACAATGCCCACCGCCTGCTGGCGAAAAAACGCCGGGGCGATACCGCGGTCACTGAACTGAGCGTCGAGCAGATCCGTCAGCAGCTGCCGCTGGCGGTGGCGCGGGTGATGAGCGAAGGCTCGCTGTTCGACGAAGAACTCGCGGCGCTGGCGATCAAGCAAGCGGCGGGGGATCTGGTGGAAGCGATTTTCCTGCTGCGTGCCTACCGCACCACGTTGCCGCGTTTCAGCCCGAGCCTGCCGATCGACACCGCGAAAATGCAGCTCAGCCGACGCATCTCGGCGACCTTCAAGGACCTGCCCGGCGGGCAACTGCTGGGGCCAACCTTCGATTACACCCATCGCCTGCTGGACTTTGCGCTGCTGGCCGAGGGCGAGTATCCGGGCCCGCAAGCCACCGACAACGCCACCGTTGAAGACTGCCCGCGCGTACTCGGCTTGCTGGCTCAGGAAGGCCTGATCAAGAACGAATCGGACAACAACGAAAGCGTCGCCGACATCACCCGCGACCCGCTGGAGTTGCCCGCCAGCCGCGCCGAGCGCCTGCAAGCCCTGGCCCGTGGCGATGAAGGTTTTCTGCTGGCGCTGGGTTATTCGACCCAACGCGGTTATGGCCGCAACCACCCGTTCGCCGGGGAAATCCGCATCGGCGACGTCGAGGTCTGGATCGACCCTGAAGAACTGGGTTTCCCGATCTGCCTGGGCAGCATCGAAGTGACCGAGTGCGAGATGGTCAACCAGTTCGTCGGTTCGGCCACGGAGCTGGCGCAGTTCACCCGTGGTTACGGCCTGGCCTTCGGGCATGCCGAGCGCAAGGCCATGGGTATGGCGCTGGTCGACCGCGCGCTGCGCGCCAAGGAATACAACGAAGAAATCCAGTCCCCGGCGCAGCAGGAAGAGTTCGTGCTGATGCACTGCGACAACGTCGAGGCGTCCGGCTTCGTCTCGCACCTCAAGTTGCCTCACTACGTCGACTTCCAGGCCGAACTGGAGCTGATCCGCAAACTGCGCAAGCCTGCCGAGGGCAGCAACCATGAATGA
- the phnG gene encoding phosphonate C-P lyase system protein PhnG, producing the protein MSNLVPNAERQHWIGVLARARRSELQPHEDALRDVEYQLIRAPEIGMTLVRGRMGGNGAPFNVGEMSVTRCVVRLADGRTGYSYLAGRDKVHAELAALADAHLQGTQQRHWLEQIITPLAEAQAERRAQKEADTAATKVEFFTLVRGEN; encoded by the coding sequence ATGTCCAACCTTGTTCCCAACGCTGAAAGGCAGCACTGGATCGGCGTGCTGGCCCGCGCCCGTCGCAGCGAATTGCAGCCCCATGAAGACGCGTTGCGCGACGTCGAATACCAACTGATCCGCGCCCCGGAAATCGGCATGACCCTGGTCCGTGGCCGCATGGGTGGCAACGGTGCGCCGTTCAACGTCGGCGAAATGAGCGTGACCCGCTGCGTGGTGCGCCTGGCCGATGGCCGCACCGGCTACAGCTACCTGGCCGGTCGCGACAAGGTCCACGCCGAACTGGCCGCGCTGGCCGACGCCCATCTGCAAGGCACCCAGCAGCGCCATTGGCTCGAGCAAATCATCACGCCGCTGGCCGAGGCCCAGGCCGAACGCCGGGCACAAAAAGAGGCGGACACCGCCGCCACCAAAGTCGAATTCTTCACCCTCGTGCGAGGAGAAAACTGA
- the phnH gene encoding phosphonate C-P lyase system protein PhnH, whose translation MSAQLLQPAFADPVLDAQRGFRAALKALAGPGVIQTLYATPSLEGLAPATYALCLALLDVETPLWLAPSFDTPLIRANLTFHCGCPLTAKREDARFALLAADDLLDLGGFDLGNDRYPDQSCTLLVQLPSLDGGAGLAWRGPGIETQHDVALPVADGFWGERERRNEFPRGLDLFFTAGHDLIGLPRSTRITQERA comes from the coding sequence ATGAGCGCACAGCTGTTGCAACCGGCGTTCGCCGACCCGGTGCTGGATGCCCAGCGCGGCTTTCGCGCAGCCCTCAAGGCATTGGCCGGTCCGGGTGTGATCCAGACTTTGTACGCCACCCCGAGCCTCGAAGGCCTGGCACCCGCGACTTACGCCCTGTGCCTGGCGCTACTGGATGTGGAAACGCCGCTGTGGCTGGCGCCGTCGTTCGACACGCCGCTGATCCGCGCCAACCTGACGTTCCACTGTGGCTGCCCGCTGACCGCCAAGCGTGAAGACGCACGCTTTGCCTTGCTCGCCGCCGACGATCTGCTCGACCTCGGCGGCTTCGACCTTGGCAACGACCGCTACCCCGATCAGTCCTGCACCTTGCTGGTTCAACTGCCGAGCCTCGATGGCGGGGCAGGACTGGCATGGCGCGGGCCGGGAATCGAAACCCAACACGACGTCGCATTGCCGGTGGCCGATGGCTTCTGGGGCGAACGTGAACGGCGCAACGAATTCCCCCGTGGACTGGACCTGTTTTTCACCGCCGGCCACGACCTGATCGGCCTGCCGCGCAGCACTCGCATCACACAGGAGCGTGCCTGA
- a CDS encoding alpha-D-ribose 1-methylphosphonate 5-phosphate C-P-lyase PhnJ, whose product MNDQTQTPVRDAAYNFAYLDEQTKRMIRRALLKAVAIPGYQVPFGGREMPLPYGWGTGGMQLTAAILGDDDVLKVIDQGADDTTNAVSIRRFFARTAGVATTEVTPEATVIQTRHRIPETPLHADQIMVYQVPIPEPLRFIEPSETETRTMHALNDYGVMHVKLYEDIATFGHIATAYAYPVMVDERYVMDPSPIPKFDNPKLDMSPALMLFGAGREKRLYAVPPYTRVTSLDFEDHPFEVQQWEQNCAICGSHDSFLDELILDDAGTQSFVCSDTYYCAQRVSQQEQGQ is encoded by the coding sequence ATGAATGACCAGACTCAAACGCCGGTACGCGACGCGGCGTACAACTTCGCCTACCTCGATGAACAGACCAAGCGCATGATCCGTCGCGCCTTGCTCAAGGCCGTGGCGATCCCCGGCTATCAAGTGCCGTTCGGTGGTCGCGAGATGCCGTTGCCGTATGGCTGGGGCACCGGTGGCATGCAATTGACCGCCGCGATTCTCGGTGACGATGACGTGCTCAAGGTCATCGATCAGGGTGCCGACGACACCACCAACGCCGTGTCGATCCGTCGGTTCTTCGCCCGCACCGCAGGCGTCGCCACCACTGAGGTAACGCCGGAAGCGACGGTGATCCAGACCCGTCACCGCATCCCGGAAACCCCGCTGCATGCCGATCAGATCATGGTCTATCAGGTGCCGATCCCGGAGCCGCTGCGCTTTATCGAACCGTCGGAAACCGAGACCCGGACCATGCACGCGCTCAACGATTACGGGGTGATGCACGTCAAGCTGTACGAGGACATCGCCACCTTCGGCCACATTGCCACGGCTTACGCCTACCCGGTGATGGTCGACGAGCGCTACGTGATGGACCCGTCACCCATCCCCAAATTCGATAACCCGAAACTCGACATGAGTCCGGCGCTGATGCTGTTCGGTGCCGGCCGCGAGAAGCGCCTGTACGCGGTACCGCCGTACACCCGCGTCACCAGCCTGGACTTCGAGGATCACCCGTTCGAAGTGCAGCAATGGGAACAGAACTGCGCCATCTGTGGCAGCCACGATTCGTTCCTCGATGAGCTGATTCTCGACGACGCCGGTACGCAGAGCTTCGTCTGTTCCGACACCTATTACTGCGCCCAGCGCGTCAGCCAGCAGGAGCAGGGCCAATGA
- a CDS encoding LysR family transcriptional regulator, producing the protein MNRLESMSVLIAVVDAGSLSAAARYLGMPLATVSRKVAELESHLKTRLLHRTTRQLSLTEAGASYVAACRKILEEIGEAERAATGEYASPKGQLVVTAPVVFGRLHLVPVVAEFLAHYPDIEISLMLTDRVVHLMEEHIDVALRIGDLPDSSLKAMQVGAVRRVVCASPDYLATHGEPATPQDLSGHACITFEALESTGAWVFETGKSGVSVPVHSRFAVNTAEAAIDAAILGVGVIRVLSYQVAHALSQNALKVVLEPFESSPLPVSLVHKGQAPLPLKLRAFLDFVAPRLRARLPL; encoded by the coding sequence ATGAACCGTCTTGAATCCATGTCGGTGCTGATCGCGGTGGTCGATGCCGGCAGTCTGTCCGCCGCCGCACGTTACCTGGGGATGCCGCTGGCCACCGTCAGCCGCAAAGTGGCGGAGCTGGAATCGCACCTCAAGACTCGCCTGTTGCATCGCACCACCCGGCAACTGTCGCTGACCGAAGCCGGGGCTTCTTACGTGGCGGCGTGCAGGAAAATTCTTGAAGAGATTGGCGAGGCCGAGCGTGCGGCGACCGGCGAATACGCATCGCCCAAGGGGCAGCTTGTGGTCACGGCGCCAGTGGTGTTCGGGCGCCTGCACCTGGTGCCGGTGGTGGCTGAGTTTCTCGCGCACTATCCCGACATCGAGATCAGCCTGATGCTCACCGACCGCGTGGTGCACCTGATGGAAGAGCACATCGACGTCGCTCTGCGCATTGGCGATTTGCCCGACAGCTCGCTCAAGGCCATGCAGGTGGGAGCCGTGCGCCGGGTCGTGTGTGCCAGTCCCGATTATCTGGCGACCCATGGTGAACCCGCCACGCCGCAGGACCTCAGCGGGCATGCCTGCATTACCTTCGAAGCCCTTGAATCCACCGGCGCATGGGTATTCGAGACGGGCAAGTCCGGGGTATCTGTGCCGGTTCACTCACGCTTTGCCGTCAACACGGCGGAAGCGGCCATCGACGCGGCGATACTTGGGGTCGGGGTGATCCGGGTGCTGTCCTATCAGGTCGCTCACGCCCTGAGTCAAAACGCCCTGAAGGTGGTGCTTGAACCTTTCGAGTCGTCGCCATTGCCGGTCAGCCTCGTGCACAAGGGGCAGGCGCCGCTGCCGCTGAAGCTGCGCGCCTTTCTTGACTTCGTAGCACCGCGATTACGGGCCCGCCTTCCCCTGTAG
- the phnD gene encoding phosphonate ABC transporter substrate-binding protein, which produces MLNRIGRVFAVAALAASCVLGTAQAEEKAINFGIMSTESSQNLKSIWQPFLDDMQKKTGLKVNATFASDYAGLIQGMRFNKVDVAWLGNKAAIEAVDRSNGEIFAQTAAASGAAGYWSVLIARKDSPINSVDDMLKNAKTLTFGNGDPNSTSGYLVPGYYVFAKNNVDPATAFKRTLNSSHEVNALSVAKGQLDVATFNTESWDRLEVTQPDKAAMLKVIWKSPLIPADPLVWSKALSDSEKQKIRDFIFSYGDTDSEKAVLAGMQLGKFLKSSDDQLLPIRQLELFKQRTTINADTKLEAADKAKKLADIDAELAKLQERISLLEKTADKKSAANG; this is translated from the coding sequence ATGTTGAACCGTATCGGTCGTGTTTTTGCTGTTGCAGCCCTCGCTGCCAGCTGTGTGCTGGGCACCGCCCAGGCTGAAGAAAAAGCCATCAACTTCGGCATCATGTCCACCGAGTCGTCGCAGAACCTCAAGAGCATCTGGCAGCCGTTTCTCGATGACATGCAGAAGAAAACCGGGCTGAAGGTCAACGCCACCTTCGCCTCCGACTATGCCGGCCTGATCCAGGGCATGCGCTTCAACAAGGTCGACGTCGCCTGGCTGGGCAACAAGGCCGCCATCGAGGCGGTGGACCGCTCCAACGGTGAAATCTTCGCCCAGACCGCCGCCGCCAGTGGCGCTGCCGGCTACTGGAGCGTGTTGATCGCGCGCAAGGACAGCCCGATCAACTCCGTCGACGACATGCTGAAAAACGCCAAGACCCTGACCTTCGGCAACGGTGATCCGAACTCCACCTCCGGCTACCTGGTACCGGGCTACTACGTGTTCGCCAAGAACAACGTCGACCCGGCCACCGCGTTCAAGCGCACCCTCAACTCCAGCCATGAAGTCAACGCGTTGAGCGTGGCCAAGGGCCAACTGGATGTGGCGACCTTCAACACTGAGAGCTGGGATCGCCTGGAAGTCACCCAGCCGGACAAGGCCGCCATGCTCAAGGTGATCTGGAAATCGCCGCTGATTCCGGCCGACCCGCTGGTATGGAGCAAGGCCTTGAGCGACAGCGAGAAGCAGAAGATCCGCGATTTCATCTTCAGCTACGGCGACACCGATTCCGAGAAAGCCGTGCTGGCGGGCATGCAGTTGGGCAAGTTCCTGAAATCCAGCGACGACCAGCTGCTGCCGATCCGCCAGCTCGAGCTGTTCAAGCAGCGCACCACCATCAATGCCGACACCAAGCTGGAAGCGGCAGACAAGGCCAAGAAGTTGGCTGACATCGATGCCGAACTGGCCAAGCTGCAAGAGCGCATCAGCTTGCTTGAGAAGACCGCCGACAAAAAATCCGCAGCCAACGGCTAA
- the ccmI gene encoding c-type cytochrome biogenesis protein CcmI, producing MIDFWLAAGLLLLVALSFLLIPVLRHRRAQLEEDRTALNVALYQERVAELQTQQEEGVLDAAQMEAGRAEAARELLADTEGAPVQRVSRLGKPAPLIAAILVPVLGLGLYLHFGASDRVELTREFSHAPKSMEEMTQRLERAVAAQPESAEALYFLGRTYMTEERPADAAKIFERTVNLAGRQPELLGQWAQALYFAEGKKWSEQIQALTDEALKADPKEVTSLGLLGIAAFEAQRYQDAIDYWNRLMEQLPPEDKSRIALQGGITRATEKLEASGGKVVPAATPAAAPAAVAKAGALLKVQVNLAADLKAKVQPGDSVFIFARATSGPPAPLAAKRLTVADLPATVELGDADAMMPQLKLSNFPEVQLVARISRAGQPTAGEWIGRSQPLASSTTAPQTLTIDSPDK from the coding sequence ATGATTGATTTCTGGCTCGCTGCAGGTCTGCTGCTTCTGGTGGCCCTGAGTTTTCTGTTGATCCCCGTCCTGCGTCATCGTCGCGCCCAGCTCGAAGAGGATCGTACCGCTCTGAACGTGGCGCTCTATCAGGAGCGCGTGGCTGAGTTGCAGACTCAGCAGGAAGAGGGCGTGCTCGATGCCGCGCAGATGGAAGCCGGTCGCGCCGAAGCCGCCCGTGAACTGCTCGCCGACACCGAAGGCGCTCCCGTGCAACGAGTTTCGCGCCTGGGCAAGCCGGCGCCGTTGATCGCCGCGATTTTGGTGCCGGTGCTGGGCCTTGGCTTGTATTTGCACTTCGGTGCGAGCGACAGGGTCGAGCTGACCCGGGAATTCTCCCACGCGCCAAAATCCATGGAAGAAATGACCCAGCGCCTCGAGCGTGCGGTCGCGGCACAGCCGGAATCCGCCGAAGCGCTGTACTTCCTTGGGCGTACCTACATGACCGAGGAACGTCCGGCGGACGCGGCGAAAATCTTCGAGCGCACGGTGAACCTGGCCGGGCGTCAGCCTGAGTTGCTGGGGCAATGGGCCCAGGCCCTGTATTTCGCCGAAGGCAAGAAATGGTCGGAGCAGATCCAGGCGCTGACCGATGAAGCGCTCAAGGCCGATCCGAAAGAAGTGACCAGCCTGGGCCTGCTGGGCATCGCCGCGTTCGAAGCCCAGCGTTATCAGGACGCCATCGATTACTGGAATCGCTTGATGGAGCAACTGCCGCCGGAAGACAAGTCGCGCATTGCCTTGCAGGGCGGCATTACCCGCGCCACCGAGAAGCTGGAGGCCAGTGGCGGCAAGGTGGTTCCTGCTGCAACCCCGGCTGCGGCTCCGGCAGCGGTGGCCAAGGCCGGTGCGTTGCTCAAGGTTCAGGTGAATCTGGCGGCGGATCTGAAGGCCAAGGTCCAGCCAGGTGACAGTGTGTTCATTTTCGCTCGCGCCACCTCAGGTCCCCCCGCGCCGCTGGCGGCCAAGCGCCTGACCGTGGCCGACCTGCCGGCGACCGTCGAGCTGGGCGATGCCGACGCAATGATGCCGCAGTTGAAACTGTCGAACTTTCCTGAAGTCCAACTGGTTGCGCGCATCTCCCGCGCCGGCCAACCGACGGCAGGCGAGTGGATCGGACGCAGCCAGCCCCTGGCCAGCAGCACCACCGCGCCGCAGACACTCACCATCGACAGTCCGGACAAATGA
- the phnF gene encoding phosphonate metabolism transcriptional regulator PhnF, with amino-acid sequence MQLSRQDEPVYRELADILRRELSDYSAGDFLPAEVQLAERFGVNRHTLRRAIDELVFEGSLLRRQGKGTQVLERPLIYPMAADSAYSQSLSAQGLGVEAVLLKRRYCFASREEAEHLGLAEMAPMIELQTLRKLDGQPVSLIRHRYCASHAPLLADYTGGSLRQYLSERDLPLTRTQSLIGARLPNREEAALLMMPRHLPALSVFTLSRDRDGRAVELAQSTSRSDRFQYQVVT; translated from the coding sequence ATGCAGTTGTCTAGACAAGATGAGCCGGTGTACCGCGAACTCGCCGACATCCTGCGTCGGGAGCTTTCGGACTACAGCGCCGGGGATTTCCTGCCGGCCGAGGTGCAACTGGCCGAACGCTTCGGCGTCAACCGCCACACCCTGCGCCGCGCCATCGATGAGTTGGTGTTCGAAGGCAGCCTGCTGCGCCGTCAGGGCAAAGGCACGCAAGTGCTGGAACGCCCGCTGATCTACCCGATGGCAGCGGATAGCGCCTACAGCCAGTCGTTGTCGGCCCAGGGCCTGGGCGTCGAGGCGGTGCTGCTCAAGCGTCGCTACTGCTTCGCCAGCCGTGAAGAGGCCGAGCACCTGGGCCTTGCCGAAATGGCGCCGATGATCGAACTGCAGACCCTGCGCAAGCTCGACGGGCAGCCGGTCAGCCTGATCCGCCATCGCTACTGCGCCAGCCATGCGCCGTTGCTGGCGGACTATACCGGCGGCTCCCTGCGCCAGTACCTGAGTGAGCGCGACCTGCCGCTGACCCGCACTCAAAGCCTGATCGGCGCCCGTTTGCCCAACCGCGAAGAAGCCGCGCTGTTGATGATGCCCCGGCATTTGCCGGCGCTGAGTGTATTCACCCTTTCCCGTGATCGCGACGGCCGCGCGGTGGAGCTTGCGCAGTCCACCAGCCGTTCCGATCGCTTCCAGTACCAGGTCGTCACCTGA
- the phnC gene encoding phosphonate ABC transporter ATP-binding protein — protein sequence MNAAIHVDHLNKTFARKTALVDLELTIAAGEMVALIGASGSGKSTLLRHLAGLACCDRNNGGSVKVLGREVQASGRLNGKVRRLRADIGYIFQQFNLVNRLSVLDNVLLGCLGRMPRWRGNLSLFNAEEKQFALESLDRVGLADLAAQRASTLSGGQQQRVAIARALTQRAEVILADEPIASLDPESARKVMEILADINRRDGKTVVVTLHQVDYATRYCPRAVALKGGRIHFDGHAAELSSQFLNDLYGADIDTSLMCADQLRPVEAVPRLVMARA from the coding sequence ATGAACGCAGCTATCCATGTCGATCATCTGAACAAGACCTTTGCGCGCAAGACCGCACTGGTCGACCTCGAACTGACCATCGCGGCCGGTGAGATGGTCGCGCTGATCGGCGCGTCCGGTTCCGGCAAATCCACCCTGTTGCGCCACCTCGCGGGCCTGGCCTGTTGCGACCGCAACAATGGCGGCAGCGTCAAGGTGCTGGGCCGCGAAGTGCAGGCCAGCGGACGGCTCAATGGCAAGGTGCGACGCCTGCGCGCCGACATCGGCTACATCTTCCAGCAGTTCAACCTGGTCAATCGCCTGAGCGTGCTCGACAACGTGCTGCTCGGTTGCCTGGGGCGCATGCCGCGCTGGCGCGGCAACCTGAGCCTGTTCAATGCCGAGGAAAAACAGTTCGCCCTGGAGTCGCTTGACCGCGTCGGCCTGGCGGATCTGGCGGCGCAGCGCGCTTCGACCCTGTCCGGCGGCCAGCAGCAGCGCGTGGCGATTGCCCGTGCTTTGACTCAGCGGGCCGAAGTGATCCTGGCGGATGAACCGATTGCCTCCCTCGACCCGGAATCGGCGCGCAAGGTCATGGAGATCCTTGCCGACATCAATCGCCGCGACGGCAAGACCGTCGTAGTGACGCTGCATCAAGTCGACTACGCCACCCGTTACTGCCCGCGCGCCGTGGCGCTCAAGGGCGGGCGCATTCATTTCGACGGCCACGCCGCCGAGCTGAGCAGCCAGTTCCTCAACGATTTGTACGGTGCCGACATCGACACCAGCCTGATGTGCGCCGACCAGCTTCGCCCCGTCGAAGCCGTACCCCGGCTGGTCATGGCACGCGCCTGA
- a CDS encoding MFS transporter yields MSALPLTSETASTPAVASRGKIIMMAVIAGAVITNIYCTQPILPLIATDLGLDLTTVDLVAGAALLGFATGLALLLPMGDRFDRRKLVLGQIALAFCFAIAAAVSPSVGTLIAASFGLGIVSCVPQQLVPFAAVMSRPSERGRNVGTVVSGIMVGILLGRTIAGVVGDTWGWRAVYGVEAAFMIPVWIAAAALLPQGVPSTQLSYPRLLASLWPLMRDNAPIRQSMMVQALLWACFNAFWVNLAALLAQGPFQLGSAWAGGFGIIGAAGALAASLGGRATDRLGSRSVIGASIGIVTLAYLLLAGAQNSLALLVLGVIVLDIGVQSGLVSNQTRAFAVDPKAQGRINSLYMTATFFGGAVGAVVSGWLMTRYGWSGIVVFGVVLGLIALAIHWIGAPRKTT; encoded by the coding sequence GTGAGCGCCCTGCCCCTAACCTCAGAGACTGCGTCCACGCCAGCGGTAGCGTCACGCGGCAAGATCATCATGATGGCGGTCATTGCCGGCGCGGTGATCACCAACATCTACTGCACCCAGCCGATCCTGCCGTTGATTGCGACGGACCTGGGTCTCGACCTGACCACCGTGGATCTGGTGGCCGGTGCGGCGCTGCTGGGTTTCGCCACCGGGCTGGCGCTGCTGTTGCCCATGGGCGACCGTTTCGACCGGCGCAAACTGGTGCTCGGTCAGATCGCCCTGGCCTTCTGCTTCGCCATTGCCGCCGCCGTCTCGCCCAGCGTCGGTACCTTGATCGCCGCGTCCTTCGGCCTCGGCATCGTCAGTTGCGTGCCGCAGCAACTGGTGCCGTTCGCGGCAGTGATGTCCAGGCCCAGCGAACGGGGGCGCAATGTCGGCACGGTGGTCAGCGGGATCATGGTCGGCATCCTGCTGGGCCGTACCATCGCCGGGGTGGTAGGTGACACATGGGGCTGGCGTGCGGTGTATGGCGTGGAAGCGGCGTTCATGATTCCGGTGTGGATCGCGGCGGCTGCACTGCTGCCGCAAGGCGTGCCGAGCACTCAACTGTCCTACCCGCGCCTGCTCGCTTCGCTGTGGCCGCTGATGCGCGACAACGCGCCGATTCGCCAGTCAATGATGGTCCAGGCGCTGTTGTGGGCCTGCTTCAATGCCTTCTGGGTGAACCTGGCGGCGCTGCTGGCCCAGGGTCCTTTCCAGTTGGGCAGCGCCTGGGCTGGCGGCTTTGGCATCATCGGCGCGGCGGGTGCGCTGGCGGCGTCCCTCGGTGGTCGGGCCACTGACCGCCTGGGCTCACGCAGTGTGATTGGCGCCAGCATCGGCATCGTTACGCTGGCCTATCTGCTGCTGGCGGGTGCACAAAACTCATTGGCGCTGTTGGTGCTAGGGGTGATCGTGCTGGATATCGGCGTGCAATCGGGGTTGGTGTCCAACCAGACACGGGCGTTTGCGGTCGACCCCAAGGCGCAGGGGCGGATCAACAGCCTTTACATGACGGCGACGTTTTTTGGTGGGGCGGTGGGGGCGGTGGTCAGTGGGTGGTTGATGACGCGTTATGGCTGGTCCGGGATTGTGGTGTTTGGTGTGGTCCTGGGGCTCATTGCACTGGCCATCCACTGGATCGGCGCGCCACGCAAGACCACCTGA